In Gimesia chilikensis, one DNA window encodes the following:
- a CDS encoding RNA polymerase sigma factor has product MYNPFLEADDDARQDIELVERARNGDRAALEALILRHQAWIYNIAVRMVFQPHDAEEVTQEVLLKAITRLSTFEGKSQFRTWLYRITVNHVLNMKRRGGETEPHTFSSYAAAINNIPDLDLPDPKTVPVEIPLLVEEAKIACMTGMLLCLDRRQRLIFTLGEIFGVSDRVGSEIMEMSADSFRQNLSRARRDLYQFMQNQCGLVNEKNPCRCSKKTKGFINEGHVDPEHLLFVPEHFERINEVASGTVREIEDAVDRQYATLQRSYPFLQPDNPARWLQEILEQPGIRTALHLN; this is encoded by the coding sequence ATGTATAATCCCTTTTTAGAAGCGGATGACGATGCCCGGCAGGATATCGAACTGGTTGAGCGGGCCAGGAACGGAGACCGTGCTGCGCTGGAAGCCCTGATTCTCAGGCATCAGGCCTGGATTTACAATATCGCGGTACGGATGGTTTTCCAGCCTCATGATGCCGAAGAAGTCACGCAGGAAGTGCTGCTCAAAGCCATCACGCGGTTGAGCACCTTTGAGGGTAAAAGTCAGTTCCGCACCTGGCTCTATCGGATCACGGTCAATCATGTTCTGAATATGAAACGTCGTGGTGGTGAAACAGAGCCGCATACTTTTTCCAGTTATGCCGCCGCGATCAACAATATTCCCGACCTGGATCTCCCGGATCCCAAGACGGTGCCTGTGGAGATCCCCCTGCTGGTAGAAGAGGCGAAAATCGCCTGTATGACCGGCATGCTGCTCTGCCTGGATCGCCGACAGCGGTTGATTTTCACGCTGGGTGAAATCTTCGGCGTCAGCGACAGAGTGGGCAGCGAAATCATGGAGATGTCAGCCGACAGTTTTCGGCAGAATCTCTCCCGCGCCCGTCGGGACCTTTACCAGTTCATGCAGAACCAGTGTGGCCTGGTGAATGAAAAGAATCCCTGCCGTTGTTCGAAAAAGACAAAAGGGTTTATTAACGAGGGGCACGTCGATCCCGAACACCTGTTGTTTGTACCTGAGCATTTCGAACGGATCAATGAAGTCGCCTCCGGCACGGTACGCGAAATCGAAGATGCCGTCGACCGGCAATATGCGACTCTGCAGCGCAGCTATCCGTTTCTGCAGCCGGACAATCCGGCGCGGTGGCTGCAAGAGATTCTGGAACAACCGGGCATCCGCACGGCGTTGCATCTGAACTGA
- a CDS encoding SDR family NAD(P)-dependent oxidoreductase gives MLKLQDQVALVTGASKGIGAGIARELASAGAVVVVNYATDQAGAEAVVEEIIKSKGRAVAVQGDVSNAADAARLCKAAHAISGRLDILVNNAGVYQPMPLEELTEAEFQREFTINVLGPLLMIRESLPYFSSDGGNIINIGSGASRMCPPGFALYSASKSAVDAITGVLSKELAGRKIRVNSVNPGATLSEGTQAAGLYGTGADFEKQLVSMTPLNRIGTPEDIARVVAFLASDDARWLTGEVILASGGLR, from the coding sequence ATGTTGAAATTACAGGATCAGGTCGCCCTGGTGACCGGGGCTTCCAAAGGCATCGGGGCGGGAATCGCCCGGGAACTGGCGTCAGCAGGTGCGGTGGTCGTCGTCAATTATGCGACCGACCAGGCTGGTGCGGAAGCCGTGGTTGAGGAGATCATAAAATCGAAAGGGCGCGCCGTCGCGGTTCAGGGAGATGTGTCAAACGCGGCCGATGCAGCACGCTTATGCAAAGCGGCGCATGCGATTTCGGGGCGGCTCGATATTCTGGTGAATAACGCCGGCGTCTATCAGCCGATGCCACTGGAGGAACTGACTGAGGCGGAGTTCCAGCGCGAGTTTACCATTAACGTTCTCGGCCCCCTGCTGATGATTCGTGAATCGCTGCCGTACTTCAGTTCAGATGGAGGCAATATCATCAACATCGGATCCGGTGCATCCCGGATGTGTCCTCCCGGATTTGCGCTCTATTCCGCCAGCAAAAGTGCCGTCGATGCGATTACCGGCGTGCTGTCGAAAGAGCTCGCCGGTCGAAAGATTCGGGTCAACTCCGTCAATCCCGGAGCCACACTCAGCGAGGGAACGCAGGCAGCCGGGCTGTACGGCACAGGAGCCGATTTCGAGAAACAACTGGTGTCCATGACTCCCTTAAACCGAATCGGTACGCCGGAAGACATTGCCAGGGTGGTGGCGTTTCTCGCGTCGGATGATGCCCGCTGGCTGACCGGCGAGGTCATACTGGCATCGGGTGGATTGCGTTAA
- a CDS encoding TIGR03067 domain-containing protein, whose protein sequence is MKTLMGLTVLSGLLSIVNVNNLQAEEKIKPEVRQALQTFAGTWQIKSVEPKGATQAARRLVFRKDLTYAALDKNGKELWSGTFDLDPTASPGIWDHRSYEARKKGGDALGIYELDGNQLKVCCVVGTWNNKQWMGKPRPTKFQLPMADVVLLLERVTTAP, encoded by the coding sequence ATGAAAACACTTATGGGATTGACCGTGTTGTCCGGTTTGCTGTCGATAGTAAACGTAAATAATCTGCAGGCAGAAGAAAAAATAAAACCAGAAGTCAGACAGGCTCTGCAGACGTTTGCCGGTACGTGGCAGATCAAGTCCGTAGAACCCAAAGGGGCCACGCAAGCTGCCAGGCGACTGGTATTCCGCAAGGATCTGACTTACGCAGCTCTGGACAAAAACGGAAAGGAACTCTGGTCGGGAACCTTCGATCTGGACCCGACCGCCAGCCCCGGGATCTGGGATCATCGTTCCTATGAGGCCCGGAAGAAAGGGGGCGATGCACTGGGGATCTATGAACTTGACGGCAACCAATTGAAGGTCTGTTGTGTTGTGGGAACGTGGAACAACAAACAATGGATGGGCAAACCGCGTCCTACGAAATTTCAATTACCGATGGCTGATGTCGTGCTGCTGCTGGAACGCGTCACGACGGCGCCTTAG
- a CDS encoding four-helix bundle copper-binding protein, whose protein sequence is MTHEKYASCIEACIKCAQACEHCADSCLSEQNVQNMAECVRLDRDCAELCWTAAALMSRGSQFVAGICGLCAEACDACGTECGQHEAEHCQSCAEACRQCAEECRQLAGAAV, encoded by the coding sequence ATGACCCACGAAAAATATGCGTCTTGTATTGAAGCCTGTATCAAATGCGCCCAGGCCTGTGAACATTGTGCCGACTCCTGCCTGAGCGAGCAGAATGTCCAGAACATGGCTGAGTGCGTTCGTCTCGACCGGGACTGTGCTGAGCTCTGCTGGACGGCTGCGGCACTGATGAGTCGTGGCTCACAGTTCGTTGCGGGTATCTGCGGGCTCTGTGCTGAGGCTTGCGACGCTTGTGGAACGGAATGTGGACAGCACGAAGCCGAGCACTGTCAGAGCTGTGCTGAAGCATGCCGACAGTGTGCTGAGGAATGTCGTCAACTGGCGGGTGCCGCTGTTTAA
- a CDS encoding S1/P1 nuclease produces MKRFALLTVFVLFLTVTVRPTQAWNYAGHRIIAAIAWDQLTPERRMELVQLLKQHPRFEQDFQSRMPQIIKDATPEIQARWLFMRAATWPDIARSFKDADREKYHHGTWHYINQPIYLDEASKNALSKQLSANVATSIKAGDDVLGFNIIQALEYCVAQLKDPRVSQADKAVYFCWVMHLVGDSHQPLHSSALFSRRMFPEGDRGGNDIRIAKSNLHSQWDGLLGNSFKDSEIVGQAVGIERDPANKRLGESAARDLNYVTWINESHELAREKGYSEEILEAARVSEAEGGKFQKLSSLPQSYYRQAGSIAVKRAAQAGWRLAAVLESMR; encoded by the coding sequence GTGAAACGATTTGCGCTACTGACTGTATTTGTACTGTTCCTGACCGTAACAGTTCGACCGACCCAGGCCTGGAATTATGCGGGGCATCGGATCATCGCTGCGATCGCCTGGGATCAACTGACGCCGGAACGGCGGATGGAACTCGTGCAGTTGCTCAAACAGCATCCCCGGTTTGAGCAGGATTTTCAGTCGCGGATGCCTCAGATCATCAAGGATGCGACGCCGGAAATTCAGGCTCGCTGGCTGTTCATGCGGGCGGCGACCTGGCCGGATATTGCCCGGAGTTTCAAGGATGCGGACCGCGAGAAATATCATCATGGGACCTGGCATTACATCAACCAGCCAATTTACCTGGATGAAGCTTCAAAAAACGCGTTGAGTAAGCAGCTCTCGGCGAACGTGGCGACGTCGATCAAAGCGGGAGACGATGTGCTGGGGTTCAATATTATTCAGGCCCTGGAATATTGTGTGGCGCAACTGAAAGACCCGCGTGTGAGCCAGGCGGATAAAGCCGTCTACTTCTGCTGGGTGATGCACCTGGTGGGAGACAGTCATCAGCCGCTGCATTCTTCGGCCCTGTTCAGCCGACGTATGTTTCCTGAGGGAGACCGGGGAGGCAATGATATTCGAATTGCGAAATCGAATCTGCATTCCCAGTGGGACGGCCTGCTGGGGAACAGCTTCAAGGATTCGGAGATTGTCGGCCAGGCGGTGGGGATCGAACGGGACCCCGCGAATAAGCGGCTCGGCGAGAGCGCTGCCAGGGATTTGAATTATGTGACTTGGATCAACGAAAGTCACGAACTGGCTCGGGAGAAAGGATACAGCGAGGAAATACTGGAAGCAGCTCGCGTGAGTGAAGCTGAGGGTGGGAAGTTTCAGAAACTGTCTTCACTGCCTCAGAGTTATTATCGGCAGGCAGGTTCGATCGCGGTCAAGCGGGCGGCCCAGGCTGGCTGGCGACTGGCGGCAGTATTGGAGAGTATGAGGTGA